A region from the uncultured Sunxiuqinia sp. genome encodes:
- a CDS encoding Hsp20/alpha crystallin family protein: MPNLFDDFFGRNFWNDVFDKPEWSSSPAVNVYEHKEDFEIEVAAPGLDKKDFQIDLKDNVLTVSSQKKEQKEEKDGKKIVFSEFNYSSFSRSFRLPEGVDAKKIKAKHKDGILTILLPKREEYKEHAPRMIDIS; this comes from the coding sequence GTGCCGAATTTATTCGACGATTTCTTTGGGAGAAATTTCTGGAACGATGTCTTTGATAAACCAGAATGGAGTTCAAGCCCCGCGGTAAATGTGTATGAACATAAAGAGGATTTCGAGATTGAAGTAGCTGCACCAGGATTGGACAAGAAAGATTTTCAGATCGACCTGAAAGACAATGTTCTGACCGTTTCGTCTCAAAAGAAAGAGCAAAAAGAAGAGAAAGATGGAAAAAAGATTGTATTCAGTGAGTTTAACTATTCTTCATTCAGCCGTTCATTCAGATTACCGGAAGGTGTTGATGCCAAAAAAATTAAGGCAAAACACAAAGACGGTATTTTAACAATTCTACTTCCTAAAAGGGAAGAATACAAAGAACATGCACCACGAATGATAGACATTTCATAG